The proteins below come from a single Campylobacter concisus genomic window:
- the flgC gene encoding flagellar basal body rod protein FlgC, which yields MSYLNDFDISGYGLSAQRFRMNVISSNIANAQTTRTAEGGPYRRQEVIFKEMNFDKILNDQLKSSQSLLEYENPLDDPSSPRNAYPALTSVIVDKVVRDDKDFQLKYDPSHPDANANGYVAFPNINPVIEMSDLLEATRAYQANVAAFQNAKTIAQSAISLISGQA from the coding sequence ATGTCATACTTAAACGATTTTGATATTAGTGGATACGGACTAAGCGCACAACGCTTCAGAATGAACGTCATCAGCTCAAACATAGCAAATGCTCAAACTACAAGAACGGCTGAAGGTGGCCCTTACAGAAGGCAAGAGGTGATCTTTAAAGAGATGAATTTTGATAAAATTTTAAACGATCAGCTTAAAAGCTCACAAAGTCTGCTCGAGTATGAAAATCCACTAGATGATCCAAGCTCACCAAGAAATGCTTACCCTGCCCTAACTAGCGTGATTGTGGATAAAGTAGTACGTGACGATAAGGACTTTCAGCTAAAATATGACCCAAGTCATCCAGACGCAAATGCAAATGGCTACGTCGCATTTCCAAATATAAATCCAGTCATCGAGATGTCTGACCTACTTGAAGCAACAAGGGCATATCAAGCAAACGTGGCAGCCTTTCAAAACGCAAAAACAATAGCACAAAGTGCGATATCACTTATTTCAGGACAAGCATAA